Genomic DNA from Bacteroides zhangwenhongii:
GGTCACTTGCAGCATATTGTAACACTTCTGCTTTAAAAGCCATCACAATGCTGTTGTCTATTCTTCCACAATTGTAAGTAAGCGATTTCTCTGGCAGACAACCACTATCTAATACTTTATCAAATTCAGAAACAATATATTCCACACATTCCTCTACGCTGTTTCTAGGTAACTGTACTTTTTCTAAAGGAGCATCCATACTGATTGGATCATCAGACAAGATTGGTATCGGTCCATAGATACGTAGTAAGTAGAAGTAATACATAGCACGCAACGCACGGGCTTCTTCAATCCATTGCGCCAACAGATTTTGTTCCATATCCTTACATTGGGGAGCACCCTGTATAAAACGTCCTGCAGCACTAATTCCTGCATAATATTTTTCCCAATAGGATGAAACTATAGACGATTTCGGAGTAATGGTATTGTTATTGACTAAATGTGATGGCACAAAATCCCAATAGTATTCAGCCTCATCACACCCGGCAGTCCATATGCCAGGAGTAGTATGCCTTCCATCCGCCGCCAAACGTTGGGCAAATTCATCTGGCAGATAGACATATACAGTAGCTAAAGCCTTCTCTGTAGAGGCTTTTGACTCAAACAAGTCATTATAAGTCAAACGGTCTGTCGGCATTTGATCAAAAAAATCCGAACATGAGGTCTGACACACCAACATGATTGACAAACTTAATAAAGTAATATATTTCCTTTTCATATTCTTAGAAATTAAAGTTGATACCAATGGAATAAGTAGAAATATTAGGATAGGAAGTACCATTATTGGTATTCAATTCCGGGTCCCATAACTTAAACTTACTAATCGTAAACAGATTTGTACCCATCGCATAGATAGAAGCACCTTTCAATAAGACAGCGTTTGTCCATCTTTTTGGGAGATGCCAAGTGATCTGCAAGGATTTCAGACGTAAGAAGCTAACATCTCTTTGCCACCAAGTACTTGTCTTAAAATTATTTTCATTTTTATCCGAACCATAGGCAAGACGAGGATAGAAAACATCCTGTCGCGGGTTGTTCTCCGTCCAACGATCTTTGATATTAGCATAAAGGTTACCTTCACCACCCGAACCGGAGAAAGGCTGTATTCCAAGTCCATTCAAACATCTGTCTGCTTGCGCTACTCCCTGAAAAAGGGTACTAATGGCAAAGTTTTTATATTGAAGATTAAAACCAAATCCATAGACAATAGAAGGTACGTCACCACGTCCTATCTTTGTTTCGTCATAAACATCAATTTGTCCGTCTCCATTCAAATCACGGTATTTGATGTCTCCTGCATAGATTGTACCAAATTGTTTCGGAAAAGGTCGAGCTGTATTCTCTTTTTCCACAGCAGGCAATGCTTCCCATGCGTTGATTCGGTCAACTTCTTCTTGTGTATAAAGTCCATCAGCTATCAATCCCCAACGTGACAAAGTACTGTGCCCTCTTTTATCCATCCACGGATATTGCTGGGTAGGCTGATCATTCTCTATCACTTCATTCTTGGCATAAGTAAAGTTACCACGAAGAGAGAGTGCCCAGTTCTTATTGAACTGTTTATTATATTCGAGATCAATTTCTATACCTTTATTATCTACAATCCCGAGATTACCAACAGGGGTAGAAGTGATTCCGATAAAACCGGGTACTGCTCCACGGTCAAGAAAAATACCGGTACGATGTTCTTTGTACAAATCAAGAACCAATGAAAGGTCATCATTCAAGAATTTAAGGTCAAAACCTAAGTCCTGCTTGTGTGATTTTTCCCAAGTCACTTTTACAGCTTCGTTTTTCACCTTATAACCATCCACTTTACGTCGGTCAGTACCAAAAGTATAGCCGTAGCTACTATTGTATTGAAGTGCTTCCATATACAAAAAACGGTTAGGTGTTGCTTGATTACCAATCATACCATTGGTGTAACGGACCTTAAAGAAAGAAATAACGGATTGCAAAGGTTTCCAAAATTTCTCATTGGAGAGTACCCACCCCACTCCGAAGGCAGGGAAAACTCCGTAACGGTTAGACGGATCAAAGTTTTCGGAGCCGTTGATACCGATATTAAATTCCGCGAAGTAGCGATCATCCCATGAATAAGTGGCACGTCCGGCAAAACCACGGGAACGGTAAGGAAGTCCGGCTATCAGATCAATACCCTCGGTTGTTATAACTTTGTCTTCCTGATTAAACAAAAACAGCCCGCCTACGCGATGTCTTCCAAATGTACGGGAGTAATTCAGTGATGCTTCTAAGTAATATTTTCTGTTACCAGAACTTTCAACAGCAAAATCCAACGTCTTTGATCCTTCATAAGTTTGCGACAAAATGGGAAACCCGTATTTGTCGTAAGGATTATTTTTATCCACCCAATAATAGGTAGATTCTGCCTTCTTTTGTTTCACAGTACGTGAATTATAAGTATCAAAAGCAAACATACCTGTCAAACTCAATCCTTTCGTGATAAATCCCAAGTCTTGGGTTAAACGGAGATTAGAGTAAATTTGACTATCGGTAACAGTTCGAAATCCTCTTTTCGTAGCACCGACATAGGGGTTGTTAAATCCACTATTAGGCTGATTGTAAGGGATATAATCCTTTCCGTTAACATAGAACATGACTGGATAATCTACAGGTGAAGTAGTCATAGCTACGCGGAATATATCAGAAGTAGATTCGTAAGGTTTCCTACCTTCGCCCAAATAACCTGACGCACCTATATCCAATTTAGTAGTCGGAGTAACATTAATATTCAGGTTAGTAGTGAAGTTATAACGAGTATATCCAATCTTAGAATCATAAGATTCATTTGGATCTGTCTTTATCAACCCTTTTTCGTTATAGTAGCTTGCTGATGCATAGTAGTTCACATTTTGTCCACCACCTCTTACGTTAATGTTGGCACGGCGGTTGTGTCCAAAATCATCAAAGACTTCGTTCATCCAATCTACATTAGGATAAAGCACAGGATCAGTTCCCAAACGAGTATTTATAACCTCAGCTTCAGAGTAAATGGGCTCGGATCCACGATTTCTGCGAGCTTCGTTCACGGCTTCCATGTAAGAGGCTCCATCAGCCAATTTTGGAATTTTAGTAAGGCGTGTGACACTTTCATAATAGTCTACGCTGACAGAAGGTTTTCCAGCAATACCAGGTTTTGTCTTGATTAGGATTACTCCGTTAGCTCCCCGTACTCCGTAGACAGCAGTGGCTGAAGCATCTTTCAGAATAGTGAAAGATTCAATATCTTCCGGGTCTATATTATTAAAAGAACGTTCTACCCCATCAACCAAGACTAAGGGAGAAGAACTTCCCATCGTAGAAATACCACGTATCCAAATATCGGCATTATCTTTACCTGGTTCACCTGAACGTTGTACGGCTACTACTCCGGCAAGACGTCCTGCCAATGAAGTGCTCAAGCTAGCAGTAGGCTGCTTAATATCACCTAGTTTCAGATTGGATTGCGAACCAATAGTACTGATACGACGCTGGCTACCGTAACCCACTACTACCACTTCTTCAAGTTCCGATTTTGATTCTTTCAGTGTTACGTCTATTACTGTGTTAGAACCAACAATTACCTCCTGGCTATCAAAACCAATATAAGAAAATTTCAGTGTCGAGCGACTATTCTTTACTGTTAATGAGTAGGTTCCTTCGATTCCAGTCAATGTACCGTTCTGTGTCCCCACTTCCATAATATTAACTCCTACCAAAAGCTCTCCTTTTTCATCGACTACACGACCTGTTATCTTTTTGGAAGATTGTGCAAATGTCATGATACACAGGTGAATAAGTATGAATGCAAACGCTAATCTTGTATTTTTCATATTTTCTTTAATTACAATAGTTCTACACTCTCTATTTCTGAATAAGCGGAAGATTGACCGCAATGGATACCGCTGTAGAAGTTCCCCAAGGATCATTACTGTAGCGCACATCCTTATCGCTTGCTTTATACACAAAGTTTTCGGCAGACTTTTCTTCCCACACTGTCCATATGATACCTTTTGAATTTCGGTTATTATAGGCTTGCAGAGCACTTGCTTCCATCCACGGAAGATATTGAGTATCGTTCATTATGTTAATGTACGAACGTAGATATCTCATCAATATTCCTTTAAATCCACGACGGTCATTGTCCGAACGTTCGTCCGGTGCATTCAATATTCCATTATCATCGCTGAAATGTTCTATAGTATAACGGGCCGTCATCTGTGCATTAGTTTTGTACAATGCATCTTTATAGTGTTGATACAGCATGAGGGAAGCACCTAGAAAAGTTCCCTGATTGTAGGTTGAAGCCCATTTCCAAGGAGAAAGACTAGTGAGCGTTACACAGTCGTACACCATACCAGTAGAAGATTCATAAAGATAGATTGACTGTTTTTCATACAAGTTTTTCGCTTTTTCATAATAGGTTGCATCTCCCGTAGCCTGTGCGAGATAACAAGATGCAACCATTGCCGGACAATTAATGCAAGAATTGGTTTTATCACGTTCGGCTTCTTTTTCACACCAACGCAGTACACCTTCGGGCAGCATTAAGGCTCTTGCATACATTTGATCGAAATTTTCCTTGGCTACATCAAGATATTCTTGTGTTCCAAACAACAGATAAGCCCGTACACAAGCAATTACCATCCAAGTAATATCATCATTGAAGGGATTATATAACCAGTTCTTCTGGTTCTCGTCTACAAAATTGATGTACAGTTGGTGAAACATTTCTTTATATGAAGGATCTTGAGTAGTTTCGTAGGCATCCAACACAATTTCAAACATTTCGGCGTCCTGCCATTGGTGGCTGGCGTTGTTCAACCGTTCAGCATCACTCAAGGTATAGCCCGCATTATTTTGCGACTTTTTATAGTATTGTGCTTTCCAGGAACGAACTATTTCGTCACGCATCACCGAAGTAAATTTATTGGGCGCTTCCTGCACTCTTTCCAATTTCCATATCTGCTTATCGGCTTGGTCACCGGTTCTTTTGATATAGGACTGTATATTTGTACCATCCTCACCGCCTCCTATTTCCAAATAGAGCCTTTCACCACTAGCAAGGGAAGAAGGACTTATGTAATAGCAATCCGGTCCGACTTGCTCCGCTTTGGTTATTGTCCATTTATAAGTATAATCATTTTCTTTCCCATATTGGCGCAAGCGTGCACCC
This window encodes:
- a CDS encoding SusC/RagA family TonB-linked outer membrane protein, whose product is MTFAQSSKKITGRVVDEKGELLVGVNIMEVGTQNGTLTGIEGTYSLTVKNSRSTLKFSYIGFDSQEVIVGSNTVIDVTLKESKSELEEVVVVGYGSQRRISTIGSQSNLKLGDIKQPTASLSTSLAGRLAGVVAVQRSGEPGKDNADIWIRGISTMGSSSPLVLVDGVERSFNNIDPEDIESFTILKDASATAVYGVRGANGVILIKTKPGIAGKPSVSVDYYESVTRLTKIPKLADGASYMEAVNEARRNRGSEPIYSEAEVINTRLGTDPVLYPNVDWMNEVFDDFGHNRRANINVRGGGQNVNYYASASYYNEKGLIKTDPNESYDSKIGYTRYNFTTNLNINVTPTTKLDIGASGYLGEGRKPYESTSDIFRVAMTTSPVDYPVMFYVNGKDYIPYNQPNSGFNNPYVGATKRGFRTVTDSQIYSNLRLTQDLGFITKGLSLTGMFAFDTYNSRTVKQKKAESTYYWVDKNNPYDKYGFPILSQTYEGSKTLDFAVESSGNRKYYLEASLNYSRTFGRHRVGGLFLFNQEDKVITTEGIDLIAGLPYRSRGFAGRATYSWDDRYFAEFNIGINGSENFDPSNRYGVFPAFGVGWVLSNEKFWKPLQSVISFFKVRYTNGMIGNQATPNRFLYMEALQYNSSYGYTFGTDRRKVDGYKVKNEAVKVTWEKSHKQDLGFDLKFLNDDLSLVLDLYKEHRTGIFLDRGAVPGFIGITSTPVGNLGIVDNKGIEIDLEYNKQFNKNWALSLRGNFTYAKNEVIENDQPTQQYPWMDKRGHSTLSRWGLIADGLYTQEEVDRINAWEALPAVEKENTARPFPKQFGTIYAGDIKYRDLNGDGQIDVYDETKIGRGDVPSIVYGFGFNLQYKNFAISTLFQGVAQADRCLNGLGIQPFSGSGGEGNLYANIKDRWTENNPRQDVFYPRLAYGSDKNENNFKTSTWWQRDVSFLRLKSLQITWHLPKRWTNAVLLKGASIYAMGTNLFTISKFKLWDPELNTNNGTSYPNISTYSIGINFNF
- a CDS encoding glycoside hydrolase family 76 protein produces the protein MKKITLWALSAMTMLAGCSASEVSSLVEEAQASDLISGAVYKISPYSDETRSMFVRNASFDEGTEIVAWTDTKVNAQRWRLTKDPTGVYFYLTNVYTGKSVHIQSPVSLGARLRQYGKENDYTYKWTITKAEQVGPDCYYISPSSLASGERLYLEIGGGEDGTNIQSYIKRTGDQADKQIWKLERVQEAPNKFTSVMRDEIVRSWKAQYYKKSQNNAGYTLSDAERLNNASHQWQDAEMFEIVLDAYETTQDPSYKEMFHQLYINFVDENQKNWLYNPFNDDITWMVIACVRAYLLFGTQEYLDVAKENFDQMYARALMLPEGVLRWCEKEAERDKTNSCINCPAMVASCYLAQATGDATYYEKAKNLYEKQSIYLYESSTGMVYDCVTLTSLSPWKWASTYNQGTFLGASLMLYQHYKDALYKTNAQMTARYTIEHFSDDNGILNAPDERSDNDRRGFKGILMRYLRSYINIMNDTQYLPWMEASALQAYNNRNSKGIIWTVWEEKSAENFVYKASDKDVRYSNDPWGTSTAVSIAVNLPLIQK